Within the Drosophila melanogaster chromosome 3R genome, the region AGGTGGACTACCGTGCTAAGTTGTGGGTGTGCAACTTCTGTTTTCAGCGCAATCCGGTGAGCTCAATGGTGATCTTTAGACTCTCTGCGGCAGTTTATGACAGTCATTATTCCAGTTTCCCCCTCAATATGCTGCCATTTCCGAGCAGCACCAACCAGCGGAGCTGATTCCGGGATTCAGCACTATTGAGTATACTATTACACGGGCCCCCACCATGCCGCCCGTCTTCATTTTCCTGGTTGACACCTGCATggacgaggaggagctggaCGCCCTCAAGGATTCGTTGCAAATGTCGCTAAGTCTGCTGCCAACCAACGCTCTCGTGGGTCTGATAACCTTCGGAAAAATGATACAGGTGCACGAGCTGGGCGCGGAAGGCTGCTCTAAGAGCTATGTGTTTCGTGGTACCAAGGACCTGACTGCCAAGCAGGTGCAGGATATGCTCGGAATTGGGCGTGGAGCGGCTCCGGggccgcagcaacagcagcacctGCCCGGCCAGCCGGCTGGAGCGGCGGCCCCTGTGCCGCCCGCCCATCGCTTCTTGCAACCGATCGGCCAGTGCGACGCGGCGCTGGGCGATCTGCTTAGCGAGTTGCAACGCGATCCTTGGCCGGTGCCGCAGGGCAAGCGTTACCTGCGCTCCACTGGTGCCGCCCTATCTATTGCGGTGGGCCTGTTGGAGTGCACTTATCCCAATACGGGCGGTCGCATTATGACCTTCGTGGGTGGCCCTTGCTCCCAGGGCCCCGGCCAGGTGGTCGACGACGAGCTGAAGCACCCGATTCGTTCGCATCACGACATCCACAAGGACAACGTGCGGTTTATGAAGAAGGCTATCAAACACTATGATGCTTTGGCATTGCGGGCAGCCACCAACGGGCATAGTGTCGACATATACTCGTGTGCCCTGGACCAAACCGGACTGCTGGAGATGAAGCAGCTATGCAACTCCACTGGCGGCCACATGGTCATGGGCGATTCGTTCAACTCATCGCTCTTCAAGCAGACATTCCAACGCGTCTTCGCACGTGATGGTCGCAACGACTTGAAGATGGCCTTCAATGCCACGCTGGAGGTGAAGTGCTCGCGCGAGTTGAAGATCTCCGGTGGCATCGGCTCGTGTGTGTCGCTGAATGTGAAGAGCCCGTCGGTGTCGGATGTGGAGATCGGCATGGGCAACACGGTGCAGTGGAAGCTGTGCACATTGAATCCCAGCTCCACCGTAGCCTACTTCTTTGAGGTGGTCAACCAGCATGCAGCCCCCATTCCGCAGGGCGGGCGTGGCTGCATACAGTTCATTACGCAGTACCAGCACCCAAGTGGACAGCGGCGAATCCGAGTTACCACACTGGCCAGAAAGTATGTGTTGGCATAAATCAGCCCAGAGTTTACTTACGTGGTTCaatctgtttgtttttcagttGGGCCGATGCCACCTCGAACGTGCACCACATCAGCGCTGGCTTCGATCAGGAGGCCGCCGCAGTTCTGATGGCCCGTATGGTCGTCTATCGTGCGGAGACTGACGAAGGACCCGACATTCTGCGCTGGGTCGATCGTCAGTTGATTCGTCTGGTAAGTTTTCAATGTGCAAAATTACTCGTGCCCAATTAATTA harbors:
- the Sec23 gene encoding secretory 23, isoform B; translation: MTTYEEFIQQNEDRDGVRLTWNVWPSSRIEASRLVVPLACLYQPLKERPDLPPIQYEPVLCTRSNCRAILNPLCQVDYRAKLWVCNFCFQRNPFPPQYAAISEQHQPAELIPGFSTIEYTITRAPTMPPVFIFLVDTCMDEEELDALKDSLQMSLSLLPTNALVGLITFGKMIQVHELGAEGCSKSYVFRGTKDLTAKQVQDMLGIGRGAAPGPQQQQHLPGQPAGAAAPVPPAHRFLQPIGQCDAALGDLLSELQRDPWPVPQGKRYLRSTGAALSIAVGLLECTYPNTGGRIMTFVGGPCSQGPGQVVDDELKHPIRSHHDIHKDNVRFMKKAIKHYDALALRAATNGHSVDIYSCALDQTGLLEMKQLCNSTGGHMVMGDSFNSSLFKQTFQRVFARDGRNDLKMAFNATLEVKCSRELKISGGIGSCVSLNVKSPSVSDVEIGMGNTVQWKLCTLNPSSTVAYFFEVVNQHAAPIPQGGRGCIQFITQYQHPSGQRRIRVTTLARNWADATSNVHHISAGFDQEAAAVLMARMVVYRAETDEGPDILRWVDRQLIRLCQKFGEYSKDDPNSFRLSQNFSLFPQFMYHLRRSQFLQVFNNSPDETTFYRHMLMREDLTQSLIMIQPILYSYSFNGPPEPVLLDTASIQADRILLMDTFFQILIYHGETIAQWRALKYQDMPEYENFKQLLQAPVDDAQEILQTRFPMPRYIDTEHGGSQARFLLSKVNPSQTHNNMYAYGQDGGAPVLTDDVSLQLFMEHLKKLAVSTTT
- the Sec23 gene encoding secretory 23, isoform D yields the protein MTTYEEFIQQNEDRDGVRLTWNVWPSSRIEASRLVVPLACLYQPLKERPDLPPIQYEPVLCTRSNCRAILNPLCQVDYRAKLWVCNFCFQRNPFPPQYAAISEQHQPAELIPGFSTIEYTITRAPTMPPVFIFLVDTCMDEEELDALKDSLQMSLSLLPTNALVGLITFGKMIQVHELGAEGCSKSYVFRGTKDLTAKQVQDMLGIGRGAAPGPQQQQHLPGQPAGAAAPVPPAHRFLQPIGQCDAALGDLLSELQRDPWPVPQGKRYLRSTGAALSIAVGLLECTYPNTGGRIMTFVGGPCSQGPGQVVDDELKHPIRSHHDIHKDNVRFMKKAIKHYDALALRAATNGHSVDIYSCALDQTGLLEMKQLCNSTGGHMVMGDSFNSSLFKQTFQRVFARDGRNDLKMAFNATLEVKCSRELKISGGIGSCVSLNVKSPSVSDVEIGMGNTVQWKLCTLNPSSTVAYFFEVVNQHAAPIPQGGRGCIQFITQYQHPSGQRRIRVTTLARNWADATSNVHHISAGFDQEAAAVLMARMVVYRAETDEGPDILRWVDRQLIRLCQKFGEYSKDDPNSFRLSQNFSLFPQFMYHLRRSQFLQVFNNSPDETTFYRHMLMREDLTQSLIMIQPILYSYSFNGPPEPVLLDTASIQADRILLMDTFFQILIYHGETIAQWRALKYQDMPEYENFKQLLQAPVDDAQEILQTRFPMPRYIDTEHGGSQARFLLSKVNPSQTHNNMYAYGQAPIGQVTDGGAPVLTDDVSLQLFMEHLKKLAVSTTT
- the Sec23 gene encoding secretory 23, isoform E, with translation MTTYEEFIQQNEDRDGVRLTWNVWPSSRIEASRLVVPLACLYQPLKERPDLPPIQYEPVLCTRSNCRAILNPLCQVDYRAKLWVCNFCFQRNPFPPQYAAISEQHQPAELIPGFSTIEYTITRAPTMPPVFIFLVDTCMDEEELDALKDSLQMSLSLLPTNALVGLITFGKMIQVHELGAEGCSKSYVFRGTKDLTAKQVQDMLGIGRGAAPGPQQQQHLPGQPAGAAAPVPPAHRFLQPIGQCDAALGDLLSELQRDPWPVPQGKRYLRSTGAALSIAVGLLECTYPNTGGRIMTFVGGPCSQGPGQVVDDELKHPIRSHHDIHKDNVRFMKKAIKHYDALALRAATNGHSVDIYSCALDQTGLLEMKQLCNSTGGHMVMGDSFNSSLFKQTFQRVFARDGRNDLKMAFNATLEVKCSRELKISGGIGSCVSLNVKSPSVSDVEIGMGNTVQWKLCTLNPSSTVAYFFEVVNQHAAPIPQGGRGCIQFITQYQHPSGQRRIRVTTLARNWADATSNVHHISAGFDQEAAAVLMARMVVYRAETDEGPDILRWVDRQLIRLCQKFGEYSKDDPNSFRLSQNFSLFPQFMYHLRRSQFLQVFNNSPDETTFYRHMLMREDLTQSLIMIQPILYSYSFNGPPEPVLLDTASIQADRILLMDTFFQILIYHGETIAQWRALKYQDMPEYENFKQLLQAPVDDAQEILQTRFPMPRYIDTEHGGSQARFLLSKVNPSQTHNNMYAYGQAPIGQVTVDGGAPVLTDDVSLQLFMEHLKKLAVSTTT